The Paramisgurnus dabryanus chromosome 6, PD_genome_1.1, whole genome shotgun sequence genome has a window encoding:
- the pcolce2a gene encoding procollagen C-endopeptidase enhancer 2 encodes MRIIIWIFAAAMFNIVSAQRQRRPVFSCGGNFTGDTGLIGSQGYPAVYPPNNKCVWRITVPQGRVVSLLFRVLDLESDNLCRYDYVDIYDGHINGQRLGRFCGTARPGALVTNGNKMQVVMVSDANTAGSGFVAVYSAIRPNERGDRYCGGLLDKPNGTIKTPNWPDRDYPPGVTCFWHIIAPQEQIIELKFEKFDVERDSYCRYDHVAVFNGGEMNESQKIGKFCGDSPPIPIYSDGNHLLVVFISDLSLTADGFIGHYQCKLRSLSTASSPLTPARTTPPTTRPIALTYSEDLCKQKCKRTGTIESHYCSSNFVITATLISAAMRNQSILATFSIMHLYKEGSLAIQQAGKTMSTKVTVLCKKCPLVRRGLNYIVMGQTDDQGHGVIAPNNFVMAFKTKKQRDLGVLKNIHC; translated from the exons ATGAGGATTATAATCTGGATTTTTGCGGCCGCTATGTTCAACATTGTTTCTGCGCAACGACAACGAAG ACCAGTGTTTTCATGTGGCGGGAACTTTACAGGAGACACGGGATTGATTGGGAGTCAGGGCTACCCTGCCGTCTACCCACCCAACAACAAATGTGTGTGGAGAATTACA GTCCCTCAGGGGAGGGTGGTCTCCCTCCTGTTTCGAGTCCTGGATCTTGAGAGTGATAATCTTTGCAGATACGATTATGTAGATATATATGACGGACACATCAATGGCCAGCGTCTTGGCCGATTCTGTGGAACTGCTAGACCCGGAGCGCTGGTCACCAATGGAAACAAGATGCAAGTGGTCATGGTGTCGGACGCCAACACAGCTGGGAGTGGTTTTGTAGCTGTATACTCAGCAATTCGCCCAAATGAAAGAG GTGACCGGTATTGTGGGGGTCTTTTGGACAAACCCAATGGGACAATAAAGACCCCTAACTGGCCAGATAGGGACTATCCTCCAGGAGTAACATGTTTCTGGCATATTATTGCCCCTCAGGAACAA ATCATTGAGTTGAAGTTTGAGAAGTTTGATGTGGAGAGAGACAGCTACTGCCGCTATGACCATGTGGCCGTGTTTAATGGGGGAGAAATGAATGAGTCACAGAAGATCGGCAAGTTCTGCGGAGACAGCCCACCCAT CCCAATTTATTCTGATGGCAATCATCTCCTTGTCGTGTTTATATCTGATCTGAGTCTGACTGCGGATGGATTCATTGGTCATTACCAGTGTAAACTGAGGAGTCTGAGCACAGCCAGTTCCCCTCTTACTCCCGCGCGCACAACCCCACCCACCACACGACCCATAG CTCTTACATATTCGGAAGATCTTTGCAAGCAGAAATGCAAAAGGACTGGAACAATTGAAAGTCATTACTGCTCTAGTAACTTCG TGATTACTGCCACTCTTATCTCAGCGGCCATGAGGAACCAGAGCATCCTCGCCACTTTCTCCATCATGCATCTTTATAAGGAAGGAAGTTTAGCCATCCAGCAGGCCGGGAAAACCATGAGCACCAAAGTCACAGTACTTTGTAAAAAATGCCCTCTGGTCAGAAGAG GTCTGAACTACATTGTCATGGGACAGACAGATGATCAGGGACATGGTGTCATTGCCCCCAATAACTTTGTGATGGCTTTCAAAACCAAGAAGCAAAGAGATCTGGGAGTGCTGAAGAATATACACTGCTGA
- the pls1 gene encoding plastin-1 isoform X1, whose product MHCERGQITVQRTCLKYPHLYLQNLCLVERWEVQETGLLHGKKCCEEVSMENNVTQISREDLEELREAFDRIDIDNSGFVSDFELQELFREASFHLPGYKIREIVEKFIAGDTNKDEKISFEEFVGIFQELRSKEIRETFRKCISRRDGIRSFGGTSKNSSEGTQHSYSDEEKVAFVNWINKALAKDPDCTHLIPMDPETDSLFKSVKDGILLCKMINLSQADTIDERVINTKKSTPFTMNENLVLALNSASAIGCTVVNIDAQDLKAGTPHLVLGLLWQIIKIGLFADIEISRNEALIALLDESEDLDHLMAMSPEELLLRWVNYHLKNAGWQPIKNFSDDIKDSRAYFHLLNQISPKGDVDDEIRIDIDISGLNERDDERRAELMLKQADRLDCRQFVSPHDVVAGNHKLNIAFVANLFNMYPALNRPTNNGIDFEIEGETREDRTFRNWMNSLGVTPYVNHLYSNLHDGMIILQLYERIQVPVNWARVNKPPYPILGSNMKKLENCNYAVALGLKEAKFSLVGIGGENINEGSPMHTLALVWQLMRRYTLKVLSDIGEGEIVSDQVIINWVNSTLQEGQKDSHINSFKDKSISTSLPVIDLIDTIMPKTIKYEMVKTGDLTAEDKLNNAKYAISVARKIGAKVYALPDDLVEVNPKMVMTVFACLMGRGLNKVNG is encoded by the exons ATGCACTGTGAGAGAGGACAGATTACAGTGCAGAGGACTTGTTTGAAATATCCACACCTTTACCTGCAAAATCTGTGCCTTGTAGAGAGGTGGGAAGTTCAGGAGACAG GTCTTTTGCATGGTAAGAAGTGCTGTGAGGAGGTCAGCATGGAAAACAATGTCACACAGATCTCCCGAGAAGACCTGGAAGAACTGAGGGAAGCTTTTGACAGAATTG ATATTGATAACAGTGGCTTCGTAAGTGACTTTGAGCTTCAGGAGCTCTTTCGTGAGGCTAGCTTTCATTTACCGGGATACAAGATACGGGAGATTGTGGAGAAATTTATCGCTGGTGACACCAACAAAGATGAGAAGATCAGCTTTGAAGAGTTTGTTGGG ATCTTCCAGGAGCTAAGAAGTAAAGAAATAAGAGAGACTTTCCGCAAGTGCATCTCCAGGCGTGATGGGATTCGATCGTTTGGTGGAACATCCAAAAATTCAAGTGAAGGAACACAACATTCCTATTCAG ATGAAGAAAAAGTAGCTTTCGTGAACTGGATCAATAAAGCCTTGGCAAAAGATCCAGACTGCACACATCTCATCCCAATGGACCCAGAGACCGACAGTCTATTTAAATCTGTTAAAGATGGAATATTGCTATG CAAAATGATAAACCTTTCCCAGGCAGACACTATAGATGAGCGGGTCATCAACACAAAGAAATCCACTCCATTCACCATGAAC GAAAATTTGGTGTTGGCACTCAACTCAGCCTCAGCTATCGGCTGCACGGTGGTCAACATTGATGCTCAGGATTTGAAAGCAGGGACTCCTCACCTGGTGCTCGGACTTCTTTGGCAAATCATAAAAATCGGACTCTTCGCTGATATCGAGATCTCCCGCAATGAAG CTCTTATTGCTTTGCTGGATGAGTCCGAAGATCTGGACCACCTGATGGCGATGTCCCCCGAAGAACTTTTGCTCCGATGGGTCAACTATCACctgaaaaatgctggctggcAACCAATCAAAAACTTCAGTGATGATATCAAG GACTCCAGGGCGTATTTCCACCTGCTAAATCAGATCTCACCGAAAGGAGACGTGGATGATGAGATTAGGATTGACATTGACATATCTGGTCTGAAT GAGCGTGATGATGAAAGGCGAGCAGAGTTGATGTTGAAGCAGGCGGATCGTCTGGACTGCAGACAGTTTGTCAGTCCCCATGATGTTGTTGCTGGAAATCATAAGCTCAACATTGCCTTTGTGGCCAATCTTTTCAACATGTACCCCGCCTTGAACAGACCCACTAACAATGGCATTGATTTTGAAATTGAGG GTGAAACGAGAGAAGACAGAACATTCAGAAACTGGATGAATTCACTAGGTGTAACTCCATACGTCaatcacttgtacag TAATCTGCATGATGGTATGATCATTCTTCAGTTATATGAGAGGATCCAGGTACCTGTTAACTGGGCTAGAGTCAATAAACCACCTTATCCTATATTGGGCTCCAACATGAAGAAG CTTGAGAACTGTAATTATGCAGTTGCGCTGGGTTTAAAGGAAGCAAAGTTTTCCTTAGTAGGAATCGGAGGAGAGAATATCAATGAGGGAAGTCCCATGCACACTCTTGCACTGGTTTGGCAACTTATGAGAAG ATACACACTGAAGGTCCTGTCTGACATCGGTGAAGGGGAAATAGTCAGCGACCAAGTCATTATCAACTGGGTGAACAGCACATTGCAAGAGGGGCAGAAAGACTCGCACATTAACAGCTTCAAG GACAAATCAATCAGCACCAGTTTGCCAGTGATCGATCTGATAGACACCATCATGCCCAAAACCATCAAATACGAGATGGTGAAAACCGGAGACCTGACCGCAGAGGACAAACTAAACAATGCAAA ATACGCGATCTCTGTGGCGCGAAAAATCGGAGCTAAGGTGTACGCCCTGCCCGATGACCTTGTGGAGGTCAACCCCAAGATGGTGATGACAGTGTTTGCATGCCTTATGGGAAGAGGCCTGAACAAAGTGAATGGCTGA
- the pls1 gene encoding plastin-1 isoform X3 yields MENNVTQISREDLEELREAFDRIDIDNSGFVSDFELQELFREASFHLPGYKIREIVEKFIAGDTNKDEKISFEEFVGIFQELRSKEIRETFRKCISRRDGIRSFGGTSKNSSEGTQHSYSDEEKVAFVNWINKALAKDPDCTHLIPMDPETDSLFKSVKDGILLCKMINLSQADTIDERVINTKKSTPFTMNENLVLALNSASAIGCTVVNIDAQDLKAGTPHLVLGLLWQIIKIGLFADIEISRNEALIALLDESEDLDHLMAMSPEELLLRWVNYHLKNAGWQPIKNFSDDIKDSRAYFHLLNQISPKGDVDDEIRIDIDISGLNERDDERRAELMLKQADRLDCRQFVSPHDVVAGNHKLNIAFVANLFNMYPALNRPTNNGIDFEIEGETREDRTFRNWMNSLGVTPYVNHLYSNLHDGMIILQLYERIQVPVNWARVNKPPYPILGSNMKKLENCNYAVALGLKEAKFSLVGIGGENINEGSPMHTLALVWQLMRRYTLKVLSDIGEGEIVSDQVIINWVNSTLQEGQKDSHINSFKDKSISTSLPVIDLIDTIMPKTIKYEMVKTGDLTAEDKLNNAKYAISVARKIGAKVYALPDDLVEVNPKMVMTVFACLMGRGLNKVNG; encoded by the exons ATGGAAAACAATGTCACACAGATCTCCCGAGAAGACCTGGAAGAACTGAGGGAAGCTTTTGACAGAATTG ATATTGATAACAGTGGCTTCGTAAGTGACTTTGAGCTTCAGGAGCTCTTTCGTGAGGCTAGCTTTCATTTACCGGGATACAAGATACGGGAGATTGTGGAGAAATTTATCGCTGGTGACACCAACAAAGATGAGAAGATCAGCTTTGAAGAGTTTGTTGGG ATCTTCCAGGAGCTAAGAAGTAAAGAAATAAGAGAGACTTTCCGCAAGTGCATCTCCAGGCGTGATGGGATTCGATCGTTTGGTGGAACATCCAAAAATTCAAGTGAAGGAACACAACATTCCTATTCAG ATGAAGAAAAAGTAGCTTTCGTGAACTGGATCAATAAAGCCTTGGCAAAAGATCCAGACTGCACACATCTCATCCCAATGGACCCAGAGACCGACAGTCTATTTAAATCTGTTAAAGATGGAATATTGCTATG CAAAATGATAAACCTTTCCCAGGCAGACACTATAGATGAGCGGGTCATCAACACAAAGAAATCCACTCCATTCACCATGAAC GAAAATTTGGTGTTGGCACTCAACTCAGCCTCAGCTATCGGCTGCACGGTGGTCAACATTGATGCTCAGGATTTGAAAGCAGGGACTCCTCACCTGGTGCTCGGACTTCTTTGGCAAATCATAAAAATCGGACTCTTCGCTGATATCGAGATCTCCCGCAATGAAG CTCTTATTGCTTTGCTGGATGAGTCCGAAGATCTGGACCACCTGATGGCGATGTCCCCCGAAGAACTTTTGCTCCGATGGGTCAACTATCACctgaaaaatgctggctggcAACCAATCAAAAACTTCAGTGATGATATCAAG GACTCCAGGGCGTATTTCCACCTGCTAAATCAGATCTCACCGAAAGGAGACGTGGATGATGAGATTAGGATTGACATTGACATATCTGGTCTGAAT GAGCGTGATGATGAAAGGCGAGCAGAGTTGATGTTGAAGCAGGCGGATCGTCTGGACTGCAGACAGTTTGTCAGTCCCCATGATGTTGTTGCTGGAAATCATAAGCTCAACATTGCCTTTGTGGCCAATCTTTTCAACATGTACCCCGCCTTGAACAGACCCACTAACAATGGCATTGATTTTGAAATTGAGG GTGAAACGAGAGAAGACAGAACATTCAGAAACTGGATGAATTCACTAGGTGTAACTCCATACGTCaatcacttgtacag TAATCTGCATGATGGTATGATCATTCTTCAGTTATATGAGAGGATCCAGGTACCTGTTAACTGGGCTAGAGTCAATAAACCACCTTATCCTATATTGGGCTCCAACATGAAGAAG CTTGAGAACTGTAATTATGCAGTTGCGCTGGGTTTAAAGGAAGCAAAGTTTTCCTTAGTAGGAATCGGAGGAGAGAATATCAATGAGGGAAGTCCCATGCACACTCTTGCACTGGTTTGGCAACTTATGAGAAG ATACACACTGAAGGTCCTGTCTGACATCGGTGAAGGGGAAATAGTCAGCGACCAAGTCATTATCAACTGGGTGAACAGCACATTGCAAGAGGGGCAGAAAGACTCGCACATTAACAGCTTCAAG GACAAATCAATCAGCACCAGTTTGCCAGTGATCGATCTGATAGACACCATCATGCCCAAAACCATCAAATACGAGATGGTGAAAACCGGAGACCTGACCGCAGAGGACAAACTAAACAATGCAAA ATACGCGATCTCTGTGGCGCGAAAAATCGGAGCTAAGGTGTACGCCCTGCCCGATGACCTTGTGGAGGTCAACCCCAAGATGGTGATGACAGTGTTTGCATGCCTTATGGGAAGAGGCCTGAACAAAGTGAATGGCTGA
- the pls1 gene encoding plastin-1 isoform X2, with the protein MALISRELPRKGTIWWTKKAKHPKKGLLHGKKCCEEVSMENNVTQISREDLEELREAFDRIDIDNSGFVSDFELQELFREASFHLPGYKIREIVEKFIAGDTNKDEKISFEEFVGIFQELRSKEIRETFRKCISRRDGIRSFGGTSKNSSEGTQHSYSDEEKVAFVNWINKALAKDPDCTHLIPMDPETDSLFKSVKDGILLCKMINLSQADTIDERVINTKKSTPFTMNENLVLALNSASAIGCTVVNIDAQDLKAGTPHLVLGLLWQIIKIGLFADIEISRNEALIALLDESEDLDHLMAMSPEELLLRWVNYHLKNAGWQPIKNFSDDIKDSRAYFHLLNQISPKGDVDDEIRIDIDISGLNERDDERRAELMLKQADRLDCRQFVSPHDVVAGNHKLNIAFVANLFNMYPALNRPTNNGIDFEIEGETREDRTFRNWMNSLGVTPYVNHLYSNLHDGMIILQLYERIQVPVNWARVNKPPYPILGSNMKKLENCNYAVALGLKEAKFSLVGIGGENINEGSPMHTLALVWQLMRRYTLKVLSDIGEGEIVSDQVIINWVNSTLQEGQKDSHINSFKDKSISTSLPVIDLIDTIMPKTIKYEMVKTGDLTAEDKLNNAKYAISVARKIGAKVYALPDDLVEVNPKMVMTVFACLMGRGLNKVNG; encoded by the exons GTCTTTTGCATGGTAAGAAGTGCTGTGAGGAGGTCAGCATGGAAAACAATGTCACACAGATCTCCCGAGAAGACCTGGAAGAACTGAGGGAAGCTTTTGACAGAATTG ATATTGATAACAGTGGCTTCGTAAGTGACTTTGAGCTTCAGGAGCTCTTTCGTGAGGCTAGCTTTCATTTACCGGGATACAAGATACGGGAGATTGTGGAGAAATTTATCGCTGGTGACACCAACAAAGATGAGAAGATCAGCTTTGAAGAGTTTGTTGGG ATCTTCCAGGAGCTAAGAAGTAAAGAAATAAGAGAGACTTTCCGCAAGTGCATCTCCAGGCGTGATGGGATTCGATCGTTTGGTGGAACATCCAAAAATTCAAGTGAAGGAACACAACATTCCTATTCAG ATGAAGAAAAAGTAGCTTTCGTGAACTGGATCAATAAAGCCTTGGCAAAAGATCCAGACTGCACACATCTCATCCCAATGGACCCAGAGACCGACAGTCTATTTAAATCTGTTAAAGATGGAATATTGCTATG CAAAATGATAAACCTTTCCCAGGCAGACACTATAGATGAGCGGGTCATCAACACAAAGAAATCCACTCCATTCACCATGAAC GAAAATTTGGTGTTGGCACTCAACTCAGCCTCAGCTATCGGCTGCACGGTGGTCAACATTGATGCTCAGGATTTGAAAGCAGGGACTCCTCACCTGGTGCTCGGACTTCTTTGGCAAATCATAAAAATCGGACTCTTCGCTGATATCGAGATCTCCCGCAATGAAG CTCTTATTGCTTTGCTGGATGAGTCCGAAGATCTGGACCACCTGATGGCGATGTCCCCCGAAGAACTTTTGCTCCGATGGGTCAACTATCACctgaaaaatgctggctggcAACCAATCAAAAACTTCAGTGATGATATCAAG GACTCCAGGGCGTATTTCCACCTGCTAAATCAGATCTCACCGAAAGGAGACGTGGATGATGAGATTAGGATTGACATTGACATATCTGGTCTGAAT GAGCGTGATGATGAAAGGCGAGCAGAGTTGATGTTGAAGCAGGCGGATCGTCTGGACTGCAGACAGTTTGTCAGTCCCCATGATGTTGTTGCTGGAAATCATAAGCTCAACATTGCCTTTGTGGCCAATCTTTTCAACATGTACCCCGCCTTGAACAGACCCACTAACAATGGCATTGATTTTGAAATTGAGG GTGAAACGAGAGAAGACAGAACATTCAGAAACTGGATGAATTCACTAGGTGTAACTCCATACGTCaatcacttgtacag TAATCTGCATGATGGTATGATCATTCTTCAGTTATATGAGAGGATCCAGGTACCTGTTAACTGGGCTAGAGTCAATAAACCACCTTATCCTATATTGGGCTCCAACATGAAGAAG CTTGAGAACTGTAATTATGCAGTTGCGCTGGGTTTAAAGGAAGCAAAGTTTTCCTTAGTAGGAATCGGAGGAGAGAATATCAATGAGGGAAGTCCCATGCACACTCTTGCACTGGTTTGGCAACTTATGAGAAG ATACACACTGAAGGTCCTGTCTGACATCGGTGAAGGGGAAATAGTCAGCGACCAAGTCATTATCAACTGGGTGAACAGCACATTGCAAGAGGGGCAGAAAGACTCGCACATTAACAGCTTCAAG GACAAATCAATCAGCACCAGTTTGCCAGTGATCGATCTGATAGACACCATCATGCCCAAAACCATCAAATACGAGATGGTGAAAACCGGAGACCTGACCGCAGAGGACAAACTAAACAATGCAAA ATACGCGATCTCTGTGGCGCGAAAAATCGGAGCTAAGGTGTACGCCCTGCCCGATGACCTTGTGGAGGTCAACCCCAAGATGGTGATGACAGTGTTTGCATGCCTTATGGGAAGAGGCCTGAACAAAGTGAATGGCTGA